The window TAAAAATGCAAATTACTTGTAAAGGTCGCGTTTAGTTTTCTTAGGTATTGCTTTGAAGAAGTAAAACAATCAGCTAATTATATTATTTAATTACTAAACTAACCCTGCCTTTCTTGTTATTGTCATTTTTATTCATTACCATTTTATCATATTATTGAATTTTTACACAATAAAAAATTTTTAATTTTGTCGAAAACTCTTGATAAAATAAAAAAATCATCAACTTGATAATTTTAAAAGGCTTTTATGTAAAATTACTATTTTTACTTTAACTTTTTTATACATTAAAATATAATATCGCTGTTTGTTGGTTTGGAGTTAAACCCTTATGTTGGTATTTTCATTTTCAGAGATTTAAATAATTTTGAATATTAGTAAAACCTAAACCATGATAATGAATTAAGGCTTCTTTAAGACTAGATTGTAATTTACTGATTTTATTTAAGTTACGATAGCTAGCTTCAGGATTAATTGTTGTTTTAGTTACACATAAAGTAGAATTTGTTTGTTTTGCTACTAAAAAATATAATTTTTGCATATCAGAAGTAATAATTGAATTTTCGTTAATTAATTCTTTGTTCATATTTTCAATAACTCATTAGACTTCTTGCAAAATTAATATGATAATTATAATTTTTAAATTTAAAATAAATATAAAAGTGTTATTAAAATAATTTTTAGATTATTTTTACAAATATTTTGTCATTAAAACATAATAAAAATTATTATTTACAATAAAAAAAGACTGAAATTTTAAATTATCAAATATATTTAAACTAATAGTTGTAAATTATAAATTGAAGCTATTAAATTAAATCTTAAAGCAAATCTTTTTCTACGATTTCGATATTTTTCACTAATAATTTTAAATTTTTTAAGTATAGCAAAAACATTTTCAATAACAATTCTCATTTTTGAAATTCGCTCATTATTTTGCTTTTCTTCTTTATTTAAAGGGTTTTTCTTTGATTTTCTTTTAGGAATTAAAACATTATGATTAATTTTTTGTATGCCTTGATAACCTAAATCCACTAAAACAGTTGTTTCTGGTAAAAATTTAATTTTTGAATCTTTTAAAATTT is drawn from Spiroplasma endosymbiont of Clivina fossor and contains these coding sequences:
- a CDS encoding transposase family protein; this encodes MKTQVIIEKDSKKIISSDFSYGKNHDFKILKDSKIKFLPETTVLVDLGYQGIQKINHNVLIPKRKSKKNPLNKEEKQNNERISKMRIVIENVFAILKKFKIISEKYRNRRKRFALRFNLIASIYNLQLLV